One genomic segment of Chitinophaga sancti includes these proteins:
- a CDS encoding sulfite exporter TauE/SafE family protein, which translates to MFLTFLYALSLGFIGSFHCIGMCGPIALTLPVQHLEGTRRLGGILLYNAGRVSAYTGLGIFFGWLGRQFYLGGLQQWLSITVGGLLLLVIFFQYGWKSFRLPAIGGFYTKRIKSILGNLLRQRRFSTLYAIGFFNGLLPCGLVYFAIAGAIATGATWQGALFMTAFGTGTLPAMIAVSWFTELISLRFRNRIRRFIPVIAGIMAILLIMRGLNLGIPYISPVLSPQEERVTLHCIKP; encoded by the coding sequence ATGTTCCTGACATTTCTTTATGCGCTTTCGCTGGGTTTTATAGGCAGTTTTCACTGCATAGGTATGTGTGGGCCGATAGCGCTTACGTTGCCGGTTCAGCACCTGGAAGGCACGCGCAGGCTGGGAGGCATATTACTGTACAATGCAGGACGAGTGAGCGCTTATACAGGCCTTGGCATCTTTTTCGGATGGCTGGGCAGACAATTTTATCTCGGTGGCCTGCAGCAATGGCTTTCTATTACAGTAGGAGGGTTATTGCTGCTGGTCATTTTTTTTCAGTATGGATGGAAGTCATTCCGTCTCCCTGCAATAGGAGGATTTTATACTAAAAGAATTAAATCAATCCTTGGCAACTTACTTCGCCAACGTCGTTTCAGTACACTTTATGCAATCGGTTTTTTCAACGGCTTACTGCCCTGTGGGTTGGTTTACTTCGCCATAGCAGGCGCGATCGCAACAGGTGCAACCTGGCAGGGAGCACTGTTTATGACTGCTTTTGGAACGGGTACCTTACCGGCGATGATAGCGGTAAGCTGGTTCACAGAGCTGATCAGTCTGCGCTTCCGTAACCGTATCAGACGTTTCATACCCGTAATAGCAGGCATTATGGCCATCTTGCTGATCATGCGTGGCCTGAACCTGGGCATTCCGTATATCAGCCCGGTACTTTCTCCTCAGGAAGAGCGGGTTACTTTACACTGTATTAAACCTTGA
- the hemN gene encoding oxygen-independent coproporphyrinogen III oxidase: protein MTLIQKYNTAAPRYTSYPTVPYWDESTFDATRWKQSLQESFKATNSTEGISIYIHLPYCEKLCTYCGCNKHITINHGVEKPYMDAILREWGLYLKLFEKRPRIREIHLGGGTPTFFSADNLAQLISGIYEYADLISDASLSFEGHPNNTTVAHMQTLYNLGFRRMSLGIQDFDPKVQDIINRIQPFETVERVTNEAREIGFTSINYDLVYGLPLQTMASVQDTINKIINLGPDRISFYSYAHVPWIKGNGQRKYSEADLPKDEEKRALYELGKTMFAENGYTEIGMDHFARPHDSLYRSAQEGTLHRNFMGYTDHHTSLMIGLGASSIGDSWYAYTQNEKTIDRWMERVNNDDFPVVRGHILSTEDLLLRRHIQALMCNFETTWNKADVQCDAIVEGLQRLQELERDGLVAVKPRKVFVTEKGRPFIRNICMAFDARLWRRQPQSQLFSSAI from the coding sequence ATGACTCTCATTCAGAAATATAATACCGCTGCTCCACGGTACACCAGTTATCCTACCGTTCCCTACTGGGATGAATCAACCTTTGATGCTACAAGATGGAAACAATCCCTGCAGGAGTCTTTTAAGGCGACCAACTCAACCGAGGGTATCAGCATTTACATACACCTTCCTTATTGCGAAAAGTTGTGCACTTACTGTGGATGCAACAAGCATATAACCATCAATCATGGGGTAGAAAAGCCCTATATGGACGCTATCTTACGGGAGTGGGGCCTCTACCTCAAACTGTTTGAAAAACGCCCGAGAATACGCGAAATTCACCTTGGAGGAGGTACCCCTACTTTCTTCAGTGCCGACAACCTGGCGCAACTCATCAGTGGTATTTATGAATATGCTGACCTGATCTCTGATGCGTCTCTGAGTTTTGAAGGGCATCCCAATAATACCACTGTGGCACATATGCAAACCCTGTACAATTTAGGGTTCAGACGTATGAGTCTGGGCATCCAGGATTTTGATCCAAAGGTGCAGGATATCATCAACCGTATACAACCTTTTGAAACGGTTGAACGGGTTACCAACGAGGCAAGGGAGATTGGATTTACCTCCATTAACTATGACCTGGTGTATGGTTTGCCTTTACAAACGATGGCAAGTGTACAGGATACCATTAATAAGATTATTAATCTGGGTCCGGACAGGATCTCGTTCTATAGCTATGCACACGTACCCTGGATCAAGGGAAATGGTCAGCGCAAGTATTCTGAAGCAGACCTGCCTAAGGATGAAGAAAAACGCGCGCTATATGAATTGGGCAAAACGATGTTTGCTGAAAATGGGTATACAGAAATAGGAATGGATCACTTTGCCCGTCCACATGATTCCCTGTACCGCTCAGCGCAGGAGGGTACCCTTCACCGCAACTTTATGGGTTATACAGATCACCATACTTCACTGATGATAGGCTTAGGTGCATCATCTATCGGCGATAGCTGGTATGCTTATACACAAAACGAGAAGACGATCGATCGCTGGATGGAAAGGGTAAACAACGATGACTTTCCGGTAGTAAGAGGGCATATTCTTAGTACTGAAGACCTGTTACTTCGTCGACATATTCAGGCACTGATGTGCAATTTTGAAACTACCTGGAACAAGGCCGATGTGCAGTGTGATGCGATTGTAGAAGGTTTGCAAAGACTGCAGGAACTTGAAAGGGATGGGTTGGTTGCAGTAAAACCAAGAAAGGTTTTTGTAACAGAAAAGGGACGTCCTTTTATTCGTAACATCTGTATGGCATTTGATGCTCGTTTATGGCGCAGACAACCACAATCACAGCTATTCAGTAGTGCCATCTAA
- a CDS encoding UDP-3-O-(3-hydroxymyristoyl)glucosamine N-acyltransferase — protein MKFNAPIPVTEIAAYIGAELEGNDQQMATGINEIHKVTPGDISFVDFEKYYDKCLRSAATIIIINKKVDCPPGKTLLVLPDPFSAYVKIVKRFRPFEPATKPISDSAKIGKDTIIQPNVFIGNHVTIGENCLIHPNVTIYDHTVIGNNVIIHAGTVIGADAFYFKKRADREVMYDKMESCGRVIIEDDVEIGAGCTIDKGVSGDTIIGRGTKFDNMIHIGHGTVIGRNCLFAAQVGIGGKAHIEDNVILWGQVGVSKDLVIGKGAVVLAQSGVPASLEGGKTYFGSPVEDARVKMKELAWIKRIPEIWEKLMSK, from the coding sequence ATGAAGTTCAATGCTCCAATACCGGTAACCGAAATCGCTGCATACATAGGCGCAGAGCTGGAAGGCAACGATCAGCAAATGGCAACCGGCATTAACGAAATACATAAGGTTACTCCGGGTGATATTTCATTTGTAGACTTTGAAAAGTACTATGATAAGTGTCTGCGTTCCGCAGCAACAATTATTATCATCAATAAAAAAGTTGACTGTCCTCCCGGTAAAACATTGCTTGTATTACCAGATCCGTTCAGTGCTTATGTTAAAATTGTGAAAAGGTTCCGTCCTTTTGAACCAGCGACCAAACCCATCAGCGATTCCGCGAAAATAGGGAAGGACACTATCATCCAGCCAAATGTGTTCATCGGAAATCACGTTACTATCGGAGAGAACTGTCTTATTCATCCCAACGTTACCATCTACGATCATACAGTAATTGGCAACAACGTAATCATTCATGCAGGCACCGTGATTGGCGCAGATGCATTCTACTTTAAGAAAAGAGCAGACAGGGAAGTGATGTATGATAAGATGGAAAGCTGCGGTCGCGTGATCATTGAAGACGATGTGGAAATCGGCGCTGGCTGTACCATTGACAAGGGTGTAAGTGGTGATACTATCATTGGTCGCGGTACTAAGTTTGACAATATGATTCATATCGGTCATGGTACCGTGATTGGTCGTAACTGTCTCTTTGCTGCACAGGTAGGAATCGGTGGTAAAGCTCATATTGAAGACAATGTGATCCTCTGGGGTCAGGTAGGTGTATCCAAAGATCTGGTGATCGGTAAGGGAGCTGTGGTGCTGGCACAAAGTGGTGTACCAGCTTCACTGGAAGGAGGGAAAACGTACTTTGGTTCTCCGGTAGAAGATGCACGCGTGAAGATGAAGGAACTGGCATGGATCAAACGTATCCCTGAAATCTGGGAGAAATTAATGTCTAAATAA
- a CDS encoding SDR family NAD(P)-dependent oxidoreductase gives MILVTGGTGFLGSHLLRKLVKTGVPVRALYRKEIPEQLKDIADKITWIKGDVLDVVALEEAMEGVEKVYHCAGVVSFRPEAREQIMKVNIDGTANVVNLALDAGVKKLVHVSSVAALGRAKTGQMIDENTEWQDSHHNSQYAVSKYRAEMEVWRGIAEGLPAAIVNPSIILGPDFWEDGSGLLIKSAWKEFPYYTEGITGFTDVEDVAEVMIRLMESNVSGQRFVISADNWRYVDLFTEMAIHLGKKPPHKLVKPWQAEIVWRIETLKSKITGKKAVLTKETAHTAQLKVYYNNGKIKEVLPDFAFTPLKETVARMSKAYLEKMQSSSQQ, from the coding sequence ATGATATTAGTAACAGGAGGAACCGGATTTTTAGGCAGTCATTTATTACGAAAACTGGTGAAAACAGGCGTACCTGTAAGGGCATTATACCGCAAGGAAATTCCTGAACAGCTCAAAGACATTGCAGACAAAATCACCTGGATCAAAGGTGATGTACTGGATGTAGTCGCACTGGAAGAAGCCATGGAAGGTGTTGAAAAAGTCTATCACTGTGCAGGTGTGGTATCATTCCGTCCGGAAGCGCGTGAGCAGATAATGAAAGTGAACATAGATGGTACTGCCAATGTGGTGAACCTGGCGCTGGATGCTGGCGTGAAAAAACTGGTGCATGTGAGTTCCGTAGCGGCCCTGGGTCGTGCAAAGACCGGGCAGATGATCGATGAAAATACTGAATGGCAGGATAGTCATCACAACTCACAATATGCCGTAAGTAAGTATAGGGCAGAAATGGAAGTATGGAGAGGTATTGCAGAAGGATTACCTGCTGCCATCGTGAATCCATCTATTATTCTGGGACCAGATTTCTGGGAAGATGGTTCCGGTCTGCTCATCAAAAGTGCCTGGAAAGAATTCCCTTATTATACAGAAGGAATCACTGGTTTCACAGATGTGGAAGATGTAGCTGAAGTGATGATACGCCTTATGGAAAGCAATGTAAGCGGTCAGCGTTTTGTAATCTCTGCAGACAACTGGCGATATGTAGACCTGTTTACAGAAATGGCGATCCACCTGGGCAAGAAGCCGCCGCATAAACTGGTGAAACCATGGCAGGCAGAGATAGTATGGCGCATAGAAACATTGAAAAGTAAGATCACCGGGAAAAAGGCCGTGTTAACAAAAGAAACTGCGCATACAGCACAACTGAAAGTATACTACAACAACGGGAAGATAAAGGAAGTATTGCCGGACTTTGCGTTTACACCACTGAAAGAAACGGTGGCCCGTATGAGTAAAGCTTACCTGGAAAAAATGCAGTCCTCATCTCAGCAATAA
- a CDS encoding 3-hydroxyacyl-CoA dehydrogenase NAD-binding domain-containing protein, producing MIHLEQMQTIAVCGAGTMGAGIAQLAAASGFNTVLFDVQPAMLDKARQQISSQLSTLEQKGKLEEGMAVQIMQRLHFTAHTGDVKADVIIEAIVEKTDIKTALFRELAAVNNEYTIFASNTSSLSISSIAAAVPHPERVAGMHFFNPAPVMKLVEIVSGEKTTDSVAQLLHALAAKMGKTPVQVRDTPGFIVNRVARHYYLEAMQVATEGIAQYKTIDRLLESAGFRMGPFTLMDLIGNDVNLAVTQSLYDAFAKAPRFTPSPLQIACVQAGDLGKKTGKGFYNYL from the coding sequence ATGATCCACCTGGAACAAATGCAAACGATCGCTGTATGCGGTGCTGGCACAATGGGCGCCGGCATAGCACAGTTAGCCGCTGCAAGCGGTTTTAACACAGTATTGTTCGATGTACAACCAGCTATGCTGGACAAAGCCAGACAACAGATCAGTAGTCAATTATCCACCCTGGAGCAGAAAGGAAAACTGGAGGAAGGAATGGCCGTCCAGATCATGCAACGCCTGCATTTTACGGCACATACCGGCGATGTAAAGGCAGATGTGATCATAGAGGCCATTGTGGAAAAAACCGATATTAAAACAGCGCTATTTCGGGAATTAGCGGCTGTGAATAATGAGTACACGATCTTCGCTTCGAACACTTCTTCACTCTCCATATCATCCATTGCAGCGGCGGTGCCTCATCCCGAACGGGTAGCTGGCATGCACTTTTTTAATCCCGCACCGGTTATGAAACTGGTGGAGATTGTGAGTGGCGAAAAAACAACGGATAGTGTTGCACAACTGTTGCATGCATTAGCAGCTAAAATGGGTAAAACACCGGTACAAGTCAGGGATACTCCCGGTTTTATTGTAAACAGGGTTGCCCGGCATTATTATTTAGAAGCCATGCAGGTTGCAACGGAAGGAATTGCTCAATACAAAACAATAGATCGCCTGCTGGAAAGTGCAGGCTTCAGAATGGGCCCTTTTACCCTGATGGACCTGATTGGCAACGATGTAAACCTGGCCGTGACGCAATCATTGTACGATGCATTTGCAAAGGCTCCCCGCTTTACGCCGAGTCCATTGCAGATAGCCTGTGTGCAGGCAGGTGATTTAGGAAAGAAAACCGGGAAAGGGTTTTATAATTATCTTTAG
- the pheS gene encoding phenylalanine--tRNA ligase subunit alpha, producing the protein MDHIEQQIAAYKQEIQAFEPATAADLEAFRIKFLGTKGIVKAISGEMANVPKEQKREFGLLLNGFKQFVEERYAQFEHLKDGAGAAATDADFTLPAEPHRLGTRHPISIVRNNIISIFERLGFAIAEGPEIEDDWHNFTALNLPENHPARDMQDTFYISKAPDWLLRTHTSSVQVRAMEKGELPIRIICPGRVYRNETISARAHCFFHQVEGLYIDENVSFADLKQTLYHFVKELFGEDIRIRFRPSYFPFTEPSAEMDISCHICGGKGCNVCKHTGWVEILGCGMVHPKVLENCGIDPEKYTGFAFGMGIERITMLKYQIKDLRLFSENDVRFLEQFEGAV; encoded by the coding sequence ATGGATCACATAGAACAGCAAATAGCTGCCTACAAACAGGAAATCCAGGCATTCGAACCGGCCACAGCTGCCGACCTGGAAGCATTCCGTATCAAATTCCTTGGTACCAAAGGGATTGTAAAAGCTATATCCGGAGAAATGGCGAACGTACCCAAAGAGCAGAAAAGAGAATTCGGTTTACTGCTCAACGGGTTTAAGCAATTCGTAGAAGAGCGCTATGCGCAATTTGAACACCTGAAAGATGGTGCCGGTGCTGCCGCTACCGATGCGGACTTTACCCTGCCTGCGGAACCTCACCGCCTGGGTACCCGTCATCCTATCAGCATAGTAAGAAATAACATCATCAGCATATTTGAACGCCTGGGTTTTGCGATTGCAGAAGGGCCTGAAATAGAAGATGACTGGCATAACTTTACCGCACTGAACCTGCCGGAAAATCACCCGGCGAGGGATATGCAGGATACTTTCTACATCAGCAAGGCACCGGACTGGTTGCTGCGCACTCATACTTCTTCCGTACAGGTAAGGGCAATGGAAAAAGGTGAGCTGCCTATCCGTATCATCTGTCCCGGACGTGTATACCGCAATGAAACTATTTCTGCCCGTGCACACTGCTTCTTCCACCAGGTAGAAGGATTGTACATTGATGAAAACGTTTCTTTCGCCGATCTGAAACAAACGCTCTATCACTTCGTAAAAGAGCTGTTTGGCGAAGATATCCGTATCCGCTTCCGTCCTTCCTACTTCCCGTTCACTGAGCCAAGTGCAGAAATGGATATTTCCTGCCACATCTGTGGTGGTAAGGGTTGTAACGTATGTAAGCATACCGGTTGGGTAGAAATCCTGGGTTGTGGTATGGTGCATCCAAAGGTGTTGGAGAATTGTGGTATCGATCCTGAAAAATACACTGGTTTTGCCTTCGGTATGGGTATAGAACGCATTACCATGCTGAAATACCAGATTAAGGATCTACGGTTGTTCTCAGAAAATGATGTTCGATTCCTGGAACAATTTGAAGGAGCTGTCTAG
- a CDS encoding response regulator transcription factor encodes MAKVLLIEDEWQLGQIVKDSLEMRGFEMLYASDGKEGLDLYQQHKPDVVVLDIMMPNMDGFTVTTEIRKQDKVTPIIFLTAKSQTADVVKGFELGGNDYLKKPFSMDELIVRIKALLQRFNDQPAAQEASGSDVIQIGQYHFNYTKQTLTRNHETAFLSHREAEILRRLSENLNQVIERKSILLDLWGDDSFFNARSMDVFITKLRRYLKDDPRVQIVNIRGVGYKLIF; translated from the coding sequence ATGGCTAAAGTATTATTGATAGAAGACGAATGGCAACTGGGACAAATCGTAAAAGATAGTCTGGAAATGCGTGGCTTTGAAATGCTCTACGCGTCTGACGGAAAGGAAGGACTGGATTTGTACCAGCAGCACAAACCAGATGTGGTCGTGCTGGATATCATGATGCCAAACATGGACGGCTTCACTGTTACTACAGAAATCAGGAAACAGGACAAAGTGACCCCGATTATCTTTCTCACGGCTAAATCCCAGACTGCGGATGTGGTAAAAGGATTCGAACTGGGAGGCAATGACTATCTGAAAAAGCCATTCAGTATGGATGAGCTGATTGTAAGGATCAAAGCTTTGCTGCAGCGGTTCAATGATCAGCCGGCAGCACAGGAGGCTTCTGGTTCCGATGTAATCCAGATTGGCCAGTACCACTTCAACTACACCAAGCAAACCCTGACCCGCAATCACGAAACGGCTTTCCTCTCCCACCGGGAAGCCGAGATACTGCGGCGCCTGTCAGAAAATTTGAACCAGGTAATAGAAAGGAAGAGTATACTGCTGGATTTGTGGGGCGACGACAGCTTTTTCAACGCCCGTAGCATGGATGTTTTCATCACCAAATTGCGCCGCTACCTCAAAGACGACCCCAGGGTACAAATTGTCAACATCCGGGGTGTGGGTTATAAATTAATTTTCTGA